The following are from one region of the Eubacterium sp. MSJ-33 genome:
- a CDS encoding HD domain-containing phosphohydrolase, with product MRKNERWYIICISVIACIFLNYAGKMFGERLELPLWLDSFGTVLIAYLLGPVCGAVVGISLNIVYGVLYSYTYIIYGSVSLAIGVIVGICAKRRWFEHLFGTLSVGFLLTVVSVTVSVPCNYIFFDGQIENVWGDGIIALFTGIGINSLVSHIAGQFYIDFLDKVLMCLCLYFLIKLSRKIREKGISKKSGRRKPERLVSALLVMALAGQLMSAAGVVSYAAEEGSIDFDRYVQTIYNNDNGLPGGKANDIAQTTDGVLWIGTYGGLYRYNGSQFTLMDNFESVKNANCLYTDEAGRLWIGTNDSGLSICINDNIANVLDVKDGLGADSVRCITQGADGRYYVGTTGSLSVVTLSGGLSVETNIEEIVYAYSVSADAEGNVAVVTDDGMLYLVRDTEVVAKYQDKENGFTCCRFAEDGSLYVGTASDKMIKYAVKEDGLVEKKTIRCQSLSEISSITIQEGIVYLCAYNGAGYLDQNDRCHEIKMNQFNSSLEHMLIDYQGNYWFASSRLGLLRMCQSVFTDINVEAGLDTKVVNSTAYWQGDLYIGMDEGLAVVDGDWNREIENAWTKELEGVRIRNLMVDSRDDLWVATAGKGVYQISPNGSLRVYDETVNANGQRFRSLIELEDGTIMASGDSGITYIKDGTVTGTLGSADGLENTKLLCLLECADGSVLAGSDGAGIYRIQDGKVTGHYSKEDGLSSGVVMRLVASLQEDGVFIVTSNSLSYMDADGMIREFTNFPYYNNFDVVERQDGTLFVLGSAGIYVVDKQTLFDGGELEYKLLNAKMGLQKSLTPNSWNYLDEHENLYLSTDTGVVKLNLNQYDVATRSYRMYVKSIKVDDAIVKVERGEPTILERGVSRIEIVPEVVNYSVNDPYVSVWLEGFDKEPKIVRQSELTNIVYTNLSTNTYIFHLAVLDSKGQSVLAESTYTIEKEKEIYDYWWFRLYAIFVFALAMFYMAWLLIRTQIQRTIAMQKRELELAKNQIEMGNETVLTIARTVDAKDENTSQHSMRVSEYSVLIAKRLGFTEEQCETLRKTALLHDIGKIGIPDRVLNKPSKLDDEEYEIMKSHVVKGAEILKKFTLIDNVQEGALYHHERYDGRGYVHGLKGEEIPLNARIIGIADAFDAMTANRVYRKKLDFGFVLGELKKGRGTQFDPKLVDIMLSLIEEGVIDVSKLYEPQEKRDPVNTEAADEGSSHKKEEKA from the coding sequence ATGCGAAAGAACGAGAGATGGTATATCATCTGTATCAGTGTGATTGCATGCATATTTTTGAACTATGCAGGGAAGATGTTCGGGGAACGGTTGGAACTTCCACTTTGGCTGGATTCGTTTGGAACCGTGCTGATTGCGTACCTGCTTGGTCCCGTGTGCGGTGCAGTTGTTGGAATCTCTCTGAATATCGTGTATGGTGTGTTGTATTCCTATACGTATATTATATATGGCTCGGTCAGTCTGGCAATCGGTGTGATCGTTGGCATCTGTGCGAAACGCCGCTGGTTTGAGCATCTGTTTGGGACACTTTCGGTCGGCTTTCTGCTGACTGTGGTTTCGGTTACCGTGTCAGTTCCGTGTAATTATATCTTCTTTGACGGGCAGATCGAGAATGTATGGGGCGATGGTATTATAGCTCTGTTTACAGGGATTGGCATCAACAGTCTGGTGAGTCATATCGCCGGACAGTTTTATATTGACTTTCTGGACAAGGTACTGATGTGCCTGTGTCTTTATTTCTTAATTAAACTTTCACGAAAAATCAGGGAAAAAGGTATATCGAAAAAATCAGGCAGACGCAAACCCGAACGGCTTGTTTCTGCGCTGCTTGTAATGGCGCTTGCCGGACAGCTCATGTCTGCTGCGGGTGTTGTAAGCTATGCGGCGGAGGAGGGAAGCATCGATTTTGACCGGTATGTACAGACGATTTACAACAACGACAACGGTCTGCCGGGCGGCAAGGCAAATGATATCGCGCAGACGACGGATGGCGTGTTGTGGATTGGAACATATGGTGGTTTGTACCGATACAATGGATCGCAATTTACGCTGATGGATAATTTCGAATCGGTCAAGAACGCGAATTGCCTGTATACGGATGAGGCAGGACGTTTGTGGATTGGAACCAATGACAGCGGACTTTCCATCTGTATCAATGACAATATTGCAAATGTTCTGGATGTCAAGGATGGTCTTGGTGCGGATTCTGTCCGGTGCATTACGCAGGGGGCGGACGGAAGATATTATGTGGGAACAACCGGGAGTCTGTCCGTGGTGACACTGTCCGGCGGTCTGTCGGTCGAGACAAATATAGAGGAAATCGTCTATGCATACAGTGTGAGTGCAGATGCGGAAGGCAATGTGGCTGTGGTAACGGATGATGGCATGTTATATCTCGTGCGCGACACGGAGGTAGTTGCCAAATATCAGGATAAAGAAAACGGATTTACCTGCTGCCGGTTTGCGGAGGACGGCAGTCTGTATGTAGGAACTGCTTCTGATAAAATGATCAAATATGCAGTAAAGGAAGATGGTCTTGTAGAGAAAAAGACGATTCGCTGTCAAAGCCTGTCGGAAATTTCGTCTATCACGATACAGGAGGGCATTGTCTATTTGTGCGCATATAACGGTGCAGGGTATCTGGATCAAAATGACCGGTGCCATGAGATTAAGATGAACCAGTTCAACAGTTCTCTGGAACATATGCTGATCGATTATCAGGGGAATTACTGGTTTGCATCTTCCCGGCTTGGTCTGCTTCGTATGTGTCAGTCGGTATTTACGGATATAAACGTGGAAGCCGGATTGGATACAAAGGTTGTAAACAGCACGGCTTATTGGCAGGGGGATTTGTATATCGGCATGGATGAGGGACTGGCGGTCGTTGACGGTGACTGGAATCGGGAAATCGAAAATGCATGGACGAAAGAGCTGGAAGGGGTGCGTATCCGAAATCTGATGGTGGACAGCCGGGATGATCTGTGGGTTGCAACGGCCGGAAAAGGTGTGTATCAGATATCTCCGAATGGCAGTCTGCGAGTGTATGATGAGACAGTAAATGCGAACGGACAGCGCTTTCGCTCGTTGATCGAACTGGAGGACGGAACGATTATGGCATCCGGGGATTCCGGTATCACGTATATCAAGGATGGAACGGTAACAGGCACACTCGGAAGTGCAGATGGACTGGAGAATACGAAGCTCCTCTGTCTTTTGGAATGTGCAGACGGCAGTGTGCTTGCGGGCAGTGATGGCGCAGGCATCTACCGGATACAGGACGGCAAGGTGACAGGACATTATTCCAAGGAAGACGGACTTTCTTCCGGCGTTGTCATGCGGCTGGTGGCATCTTTGCAGGAAGACGGTGTATTCATTGTCACGAGTAACAGCCTTTCTTATATGGATGCAGATGGGATGATCAGGGAATTTACGAATTTCCCTTATTATAATAATTTTGATGTCGTGGAACGGCAGGATGGAACCTTGTTTGTGCTGGGCTCCGCGGGAATCTATGTTGTGGATAAGCAGACATTGTTCGATGGCGGAGAACTGGAATATAAGCTATTGAATGCGAAGATGGGACTGCAGAAGAGTCTCACGCCAAATTCATGGAATTATCTGGATGAACATGAGAACCTCTATCTGTCTACGGATACCGGGGTTGTGAAGCTGAATCTGAATCAGTATGATGTGGCGACGCGCTCCTATCGAATGTATGTGAAGTCCATCAAGGTGGACGATGCGATCGTCAAGGTGGAACGTGGAGAACCGACGATTTTGGAGCGTGGGGTAAGCCGAATCGAAATCGTGCCGGAGGTTGTGAATTATTCCGTCAATGACCCGTACGTCAGTGTTTGGCTGGAAGGATTCGACAAGGAACCGAAGATTGTCCGACAGAGTGAGCTTACCAATATCGTATATACGAATCTGTCAACGAATACATATATATTCCATTTAGCCGTGCTGGACAGCAAGGGACAGTCCGTGTTGGCAGAAAGCACATACACGATCGAGAAGGAAAAGGAAATTTACGATTATTGGTGGTTCCGACTGTATGCGATTTTTGTGTTCGCACTGGCGATGTTCTACATGGCATGGCTGTTGATCCGGACGCAGATCCAGCGGACGATCGCGATGCAGAAGCGGGAACTCGAACTTGCAAAAAATCAGATTGAGATGGGAAATGAAACCGTACTCACAATCGCGCGTACCGTGGATGCCAAGGATGAGAATACAAGCCAGCATTCCATGCGTGTATCGGAGTATTCTGTGTTGATCGCAAAACGGTTAGGATTTACAGAGGAGCAGTGTGAGACACTTCGGAAAACAGCACTGCTGCATGATATTGGAAAGATCGGTATTCCGGACCGTGTGCTGAACAAACCTTCGAAGCTCGACGATGAAGAGTATGAGATCATGAAGTCCCACGTGGTAAAAGGGGCAGAGATCCTAAAGAAATTTACCCTGATCGACAACGTGCAGGAGGGGGCACTCTACCATCATGAACGCTACGACGGCAGAGGGTACGTGCATGGACTAAAGGGCGAGGAAATCCCGCTAAATGCGCGGATCATAGGTATTGCGGATGCATTTGATGCGATGACGGCGAACCGTGTCTATCGAAAGAAACTGGATTTTGGCTTTGTGCTTGGAGAGTTAAAGAAGGGGCGCGGAACCCAGTTTGATCCGAAGCTGGTGGATATCATGCTGTCACTGATCGAAGAGGGCGTGATTGATGTCTCGAAATTGTATGAGCCGCAGGAAAAAAGAGATCCGGTAAATACCGAGGCCGCAGATGAGGGCAGCAGCCATAAGAAGGAGGAGAAGGCATGA